In the genome of Cronobacter malonaticus LMG 23826, one region contains:
- the rplL gene encoding 50S ribosomal protein L7/L12 gives MSITKDQIIEAVSAMSVMDVVELISAMEEKFGVSAAAAVAVAAAGPAEAAEEKTEFDVILKAAGANKVAVIKAVRGATGLGLKEAKDLVESAPAALKEGVSKDDAEALKKSLEEAGAEVEVK, from the coding sequence ATGTCTATCACTAAAGATCAAATCATTGAAGCAGTATCCGCTATGTCCGTAATGGACGTTGTAGAACTGATCTCTGCAATGGAAGAAAAATTCGGTGTTTCCGCTGCTGCTGCTGTAGCTGTTGCTGCTGCTGGCCCGGCTGAAGCTGCTGAAGAGAAAACTGAATTCGACGTTATTCTGAAAGCCGCTGGCGCTAACAAAGTTGCTGTTATCAAAGCAGTACGTGGCGCAACTGGCCTGGGTCTGAAAGAAGCTAAAGACCTGGTAGAATCTGCTCCGGCCGCTCTGAAAGAAGGCGTGAGCAAAGATGACGCTGAAGCTCTGAAAAAATCTCTGGAAGAAGCTGGCGCTGAAGTTGAAGTTAAATAA
- the rplJ gene encoding 50S ribosomal protein L10, translating into MALNLQDKQAIVAEVSEVAKGALSAVVADSRGVTVDKMTELRKAGREAGVYMRVVRNTLLRRAVEGTAFECLKDAFVGPTLIAYSMEHPGAAARLFKEFAKANAKFEVKAAAFEGELIPASQIDRLATLPTYEEAIARLMSTMKEAAAGKLVRTLAAVRDAKEAA; encoded by the coding sequence ATGGCTTTAAATCTTCAAGACAAACAAGCGATTGTTGCTGAAGTCAGCGAAGTAGCCAAAGGCGCGCTGTCTGCGGTTGTTGCGGATTCCCGTGGCGTAACCGTAGATAAAATGACCGAACTGCGTAAAGCAGGTCGCGAAGCTGGCGTATACATGCGTGTTGTTCGTAACACCCTGCTGCGCCGTGCTGTTGAAGGTACTGCTTTTGAGTGCCTGAAAGACGCGTTCGTTGGTCCGACCCTGATTGCATACTCTATGGAACACCCGGGCGCTGCTGCTCGTCTGTTCAAAGAGTTCGCGAAAGCGAATGCAAAATTTGAGGTTAAAGCCGCTGCCTTTGAAGGTGAGCTGATCCCGGCGTCCCAGATCGATCGCCTGGCAACTCTGCCGACTTACGAAGAAGCAATTGCACGTCTGATGTCGACCATGAAAGAAGCCGCTGCCGGCAAACTGGTTCGTACTCTGGCTGCTGTACGCGACGCAAAAGAAGCTGCTTAA